AACCCGGTGGCGAGGTTCACGGCGACCGACAGCAAGATGGGGCGTACCACCAGCTCAGGGCGGTTCAGGGAGAACATGGTGACCGCGTTCAACAGCGCGATGGAAAGAATCGAGTACGAAATCAGACCGATGACGAACACAAAATTGCTGGTGGAAGTCAGCGTGACTGCCTGCGGCAGATGCATGAGGTAGTTGTCGAGCAGCCACTTCACGCCGAGATAGACCAATACCGCACTGATCGCGGCGGTGATCACCATCGTGACCATACTCTTGCGGTAGTCTGCGAGAAAGGCGCGGTTCATCTCGGCGGCCTCACGGCCGGCATACTGGCGCTGCGCCACCAGGGCAGCATTCATAATGCGCGTGACCACCACTTCGGTGACGCCCAGCGGCAGAATCATCGTCGCCAGCGCGAAGTCGAGGCCTGCTTCATAGTCGCCGCGAAACCAAATGAGGTACTGCGAGAACGCAGAGTTCGTCGACCAGGCCATGACGCGATCGACAAACAGAAGCACAAAGTACAGAAAGCCGTATAGAAAATACGGCAGCGTGGAGTACACCGTCACCCCCGGCCGCGGCAGGTGGGGCTGGATGCCGTGTTCGAGGCGGTTGGGAGAACGGCGGAAAAAGTACAGCACCAAGAGCATGCCAACGAGCGAGATGAACAGCATCGCGGCCAGCTGCGCGATGATGATGTTGATGTGCAGCCCCCGAAAGCCAATCCATACCAATCCGATGCCGCTGGCCAAGAGCCCGGTGAAGAAGACCTCCCGTTTCAACACGTACATGACGGTGACCGACAACCAAATGGCGTTCAGCACAATGTAGTAAGCCAGCCCCACGAACAGCATGTGGAACGGCAGAATCGGGAACAACCCGTTGATCCAAACCAGGAGTGCGGAAATCCCGACAGAGGTATAAATCCCCATGCGGATGTATTGAAAGGTGACCCGCTGTGCCATCTTGTAATAGCCCTGGAAAATGTAAAAGAACGCGCGGCGTGCGATGGCCTGCATGAATCCACCGACCGTGAAAAAGCTGAGAATCGTCCCGATGGCGATGGACGTCGCCAGGGAAACACTCAGGTTCTGATACGACCAGAGTGAAAAGTGCAGCGTGAGCATGGAAATTTCGGACAGCACCATAGGCAAGGCAAACACCATGCCGCGCGCGAACTCGCGAACCGCGTTCACCACCGACTGCCACACCGGTGTTCTCGGCACGAATTCGTTCGCGCGGGCGTGAATCGTACGGCGCTGCATGCCCCACAGCTGGCGCGCCAAGTCGAACACGTTGTCCATGCCAAACCGCTGCCGCACCCGCAAGTCGTTCCAGCCGATGGATTCCAGCAGCGCCGCGATCTCGTAAGGGTCCTCTGGATGCAGATGCTTTTCCTGAATCTCCTTCAACAAGTCGCGAAGCTCATCGGTTTCTCGCAGCGATCCAGAACCGCGGTACATGGTCAATCACCGCAGCCTTCGACGACCATGTTCACAATCAGTTCCACCAGCTTCCCCTCTTGCTCCGCCAATTGAATCGCAGTCTCCGTAATGACCTCACCCTTGCCAATCAACAGGTCGCCCTGGCGATCGAGGATGTCCTTCCCAGACCGTTTGCCGACAATATACCGGTGTTTGATGCGCTCAATTTCAGCCGGATCGCGCTCGGGCAACGGCCGTCCCAGCAACACCTCGTCCGTCCGCTGGTACACGGGCGCGACCGCCTCAGCCACGGGCGCCGCCTCAGCCGCCGGGGCCGTTTCCTGCCGCGGATCCGGCTGGGGTGCAGGGTTTGGCTGGAGTGCACCTGGTTCTGGCGGCAGCATCGACGAGACACCGCTCGGTTCGGCCGGTACGGTGTGCTCGTCAGGCACGGATAACGTCCCCGCGGCGGAGATGCGTGCAGCCACACTTTGAAACGACGCACAGGCTTGCAAGGCATCCGCCAGCGACGCCGTCGCATCAGACGGCACGCGCGCCTCCACGGCCGGCAAACCACCTGCTGGGGTCGTCGGCCGTGCACGTCCCATGCGCGGGAACGAGCGTATCACCGTCACCCCGCGGACCACGCGAAGGCGCCGGGATCGCACCGTGTCCGCCAGCTCCGGCGCACGCTCTGCAGCAGGGGCTGCAGCCTCTGTGCGGTCCGCTTCGGAAGCGGCGTGATCGGACGCAGGATTCATCCGCTCTCCAGCCAGCAGTTTCCGCAGCTGCTCCGGCATCCCGGACGTCTGACGCGCCTCGGATGGCCCCGCTGTCTCCGGCGTGGACGGCGTGGTTGGCGCAGTCGCTGTGCGCGGGGCAATCGGCACCCGCCGGGACGGGACGCGGACGCTAACGGGCGGCACCGGCGGTGTCTCCGTGGCCGGCTGCTGCTTGACGGGCTGCTGCTTGACGGGCTGCGCTTGAACGGCGGACGGCCCCTGAACACGCTGCGCCTCGATGTGCTGCGCCTTGACGGGCTTCGCTTCGATGGGCTCATCCTTCGTTGGTGCGAGAAAGCCATGTACGATGGTCCGCCCGCTGGAGAATCCATCGTCGTCGCTTCGCGCATTGAGGTCCGGGAATGGCTTCCCGCTCGGTTCTTCCCTTGCCTCGACGGGCTCCACGACAGCGGTGTCACGCGCTGCGGTGGAAGCGGCCGCCGTCATGCGGGCCGCCAGCGAAAGCTGTTCCGCTGCAGCTTGGGATGGCGGCGTGCCAGTGCCTTCGCGTTCGGCGTCCAAGCTGCCAATCAACTTGTGAAGCCGCTGCGTCATCGAAGGCTCACTTCGGCTGCGGCTCACATCCCGAAACGGCACCACGTTCTGCCGCGGCACCG
Above is a genomic segment from Alicyclobacillus cycloheptanicus containing:
- a CDS encoding cation-translocating P-type ATPase, translated to MTMYRGSGSLRETDELRDLLKEIQEKHLHPEDPYEIAALLESIGWNDLRVRQRFGMDNVFDLARQLWGMQRRTIHARANEFVPRTPVWQSVVNAVREFARGMVFALPMVLSEISMLTLHFSLWSYQNLSVSLATSIAIGTILSFFTVGGFMQAIARRAFFYIFQGYYKMAQRVTFQYIRMGIYTSVGISALLVWINGLFPILPFHMLFVGLAYYIVLNAIWLSVTVMYVLKREVFFTGLLASGIGLVWIGFRGLHINIIIAQLAAMLFISLVGMLLVLYFFRRSPNRLEHGIQPHLPRPGVTVYSTLPYFLYGFLYFVLLFVDRVMAWSTNSAFSQYLIWFRGDYEAGLDFALATMILPLGVTEVVVTRIMNAALVAQRQYAGREAAEMNRAFLADYRKSMVTMVITAAISAVLVYLGVKWLLDNYLMHLPQAVTLTSTSNFVFVIGLISYSILSIALLNAVTMFSLNRPELVVRPILLSVAVNLATGFLLSRWFSYADAVWGILAGSIIFLFFTTRNVFQVFRNFDYHLYLLS